A genomic window from Arvicola amphibius chromosome 5, mArvAmp1.2, whole genome shotgun sequence includes:
- the Defb128 gene encoding beta-defensin 128 — MKLPQVLVILLFVVLADGAKPKRCFNHVSGYCRKKCKMGEIAEVGCLHARYCCVNTRENQKQKVLQQQPVQPKEKSNAIQDYLILPTITYFTITI; from the exons ATGAAGCTGCCTCAGGTTCTCGTTATTCTGCTGTTTGTGGTACTGGCAG ATGGTGCAAAACCCAAAAGATGCTTTAACCATGTATCAGGCTACTGCAGGAAGAAATGCAAAATGGGGGAGATAGCAGAGGTGGGATGCCTGCATGCCAGATACTGTTGCGTCAATACAAGGGAAAACCAAAAGCAGAAAGTCCTCCAACAGCAGCCGGTCCAACCCAAGGAGAAGTCAAACGCAATCCAAGACTATTTAATCCTGCCCACCATCACCTACTTCACCATCACTATCTGA